In Lodderomyces elongisporus chromosome 1, complete sequence, the DNA window tatctatctatctcTCCTTATTGATGCCGGCTCAAGCTATTAGCGAGTGGTAAAGTATAAAGAAGATACTCTTTGATCCTTCAAAGGCAAAATAAGTGGTGAGCTAAACGAAGCTTATAGAGCACGTCTCAACCGACGACCTCAAATCCTTAATTGTTCTTTGCCTCTTCGTTTCTTCTACTACTTCTTCTGCTCACacaattttaatttctgTCTCACAACAtccgaaaaaaaattacataGACTACATATAATGCATACACTTGCACGTATTCGCACATATTTGCACACGTTACATATACACTGAGAGATGAACACATGGGATATCGGATAAGCTCATTCCATGAATCCATGTAGAGCAAATTCAGCCACATTTTGATATCTACGAGGTAAAGACTTTTCAAATAAAGTACTTGCCAATTGTTATAACCAtaatcattatcattatcatcatcgcCATCcttcctcccccccccaccTTCTCCTAAACATTATTATTTATGAGGTTGCTATATACAGCTTCTTTGACTGATGGAGACTCTACATTTGGAGATATCCAGTTTTGGAAAGGCTCTTGTTCTGTATCAAACTCGGACAACATAAGTAGCAACTACAAcaatgaaaaaggaaacaaaaacaacgacgacaaaaacaaatacaaaaacaaaaacaaaaacaaaaacttaAAAAGTAATGATAGCATGCCTTCCGGATATAAAGGTTACTTTAAATTAAAAGCTGTGTCAAGAATAAAGTATTTAAGTATTCCGGTGTATCTAGTATCGGGTAAGAGTAATTTCACAATATTCACGAACAATGCTGATACCGAAGCATATTTCAAAAGTCAGATAGTGGATGGAAAACCTAATCAGAGCAGTATTGGTGATGATGTAGGCCTTCTTGCAAAACTCAACTCTTCAAAGTACATTGTCTTTTACTATAGCATGCACCATGTGAAATCATTCGAGATTGACTTTGCGCTTCTTGAAAGATTACAAAAGACtatgaaaaacaaacagtTGCAAAATAACACATTTATACTTGATCCAAAGGAAGATCTGCCGAGTCATCCATCtgcaatttttgaaaaagtcttacaaaagaaacaacagcagAGGCTAGGGTCCAATCCTTTCTTAGTACAAAATGCTGGGCTGAAGCTGCGGCTGTTGCTGTCTCTCTCCACTAATGAATCAATCACGATGGCTTTAAATAAGCTCATTTCGTCGGGACTTCGATTGAGAGGTTTATCATTGAATCAAGCCTCATCGACAAAcgaaaagttgaaaatcAAGGAGATTCATCAAATGACGCTGAAAGCTGCCTTGTTCTCTTTGAGAAAGTATAACACCATTAGCAATAGTAGTAACGCCAGCAGCAATAATAACACGCGTGAAGGGGAATCGAGAAGAAAACATCCTATACAGCTATCTGATTTACAAGAAACTGTTGAAACTTTACTACATTTGTTTGTCGATCTCGAATAAAATGCAGAACATCACATTTATGATATtctacaaatatatatgtatatatatatatatatatttgtatgtttATGTACAAAATAGTTTTAGTTAAGATCATTCACGCTCACTGTTCTATTTGTAGCCCTGAAAGCGGTTGATGAGGCATCTTGTAATTGCTCCTCAAGagatttgaatttggaaaCAACTTTCTTTGCTTTACGATTATCGTACTCTTCACGTGCAATCCTCAATGGCTCTGCTAATATAGACTCATCCTTGGCCAAGTATCCCCTTTTTTCAGGATCGCTATAGTATTGAATATCTTTTTGGGATGTGGGTCTAGCTGGTAATGGAACATAACCTTTTCTAAGCAAAAACTTTTCAGGGTCGAGGTGGGCCCTAAGTCCCAAATTCGTGAAATATCTTGCAGTGAATGTCACATTTGCCGCCTCTATTTGCTCGATTGCTGGAATTGTTGCCTTTGATGCCTCGATATTCAATGGTACGTTAAAAGTGGATCCCTTCAGTGCATAAAGTTTAACTCCGTCCTTTATCGACCCCGTGATCAACCCGCAATCTCTCATCACCTTGATTGTCAAAGTCTCGCCCTCTTTGAGGGGTATTTTCCCGTTGTTCCAATAATCCTGGATCTTGTCTAATCTGACCTTGTGATAGTCCATGGCATTATGAGCATTGCTGAATCCGTAAAATGGAAGTCTCTTATAAAGTGGTGTTTGACCACcttcaaacaaaaatggcACTTTTCCTCTAGCTTTTTGACCCTTTTGACCACGTCCAGAGGTTTTACCTTTGTCCGAAGAAGCACCACGACCTAAACGCTTGTATCCCTTGACGGAACCTTCGCTTGGTTCTAAACGGCCCAAGTACCCTAGACTTCTCATGGAATTTTTAGTCACATTCATGATGGGCTTTGAAAAGCCTATAAGCAGACTCGAGGCAATCATTATTGAGTCttttgatggtggtggtaaaagcagtagcagtagctgCAATAGTGGGCAAGAGTAAGTAAATGGCCTGCTGACTTAGCTTGTGAATCTTTAAAAGTAAGAAGATCGAAAATTTTGTGAATATGTGTGTGCGACTTGACCTGGCTTTACTTGGAGAGAGGGAAAATAAAGCGAAAAAATTATGCGAAAAAacagagagaaagaatgaGAAAACGAGAAATAATTGTCGCGTCGGTTGTGTCGCAAAAATAGTGTTGCGTTTTACATTTCCTTCTATCGCCAACACTCTTGATTGATGCGATCGCGAAAAAAGCTCCCACAATGTAAATTGCCACTAGCATATTCCAAACCGCCATAAACCCTCGTcacaattgcaaaagagtTTACTAGCATTAGATActgtttgttttcattttcctttctatTTCCTTACATTTCAtttataattttaattttctaattttttttaaccacaaccaccatCTCCCATTTTTAAAGTCGAACAATCATATAACGTTGCACAATGGCTAATGCAAACACTAAAGATACCCTGAAAGTTTCAGCAAAGGAGGAGCAAGCTCAAGCTCAAGTACCGGctcaagagcaagagcaagaaaataaagcaaTCAAGACTTTagaagaagacgatgaATTTGAAGATTTTCCcgaagatgaaaatgattgggtgaatgaaaataaagttAAGGAATCAACATTATGGGAAGAAGACTGGGACGACGAAGATGATCAAGATGCATTTTCGCAAAAGCTTAAGGAAGAACTTATAAAAGCTCAAAAAGCAGTGCATTCTTCTTAGTCGATGTATATGTACAAAAGTTGTTATTACCaagaaagataaaagaagaagcggaagaagaagaagaagaagaagaagaagaagaagaagaagaagaatcagAGTGGATAATTTAGAAATTGCATAGAAACAAttgttcctttttgttctcaGTATGGAGGAATGGTTTATTTGATGGAGCGTTTATTTccattcattttcatttttttcaacaaagttTATCATCATGATTTATTTGTCCCGACCAATGACCAGGTAAAGATGGGAAGATAACTAAAATAACACAATCCCTCATCGTATTCGTCAGCTAAGGGAACATAGTCAAACCTCCAAAAAGGGTTTCCAGATATACTTTGTATGGAATGGCTTATGaatacaaagaaagaaaaaaaggaaagatgAAACATGTGTATGTTTGGGTTAGCAATAGATGAAATTTTGTATAGCTATCAAAAGTGAAGCAGAGAAAAAGCAATTgaatcttgttttgtttattgttgtAAAATTTTAAATCTATATTCTCTAGGAATTCAACTTCTCCTATTATAGTGTTCCAAGGAGACtttatgtttctttttcataaaATGAATCTTGAATATAACTTGAATATGGAGTAGACtatttgcaattgcaaGTCTAAATGTGATGTTGATGTAAAGAAGTTCCTAGTTATTTCTTCGAGTATATATGAATTAGATTCAAGACCATTccttccaaaaaaaataaaaaataaactaaaTATTTAAACCGaattgttgcaaaatttcACGTAATTTATAAATTCAAAGACTTGAAAACATAAAAATGGATattaaatagaaaaaggaacaaacgTGACTGGAAAAAACAACCGTCATTTTTATGAATCCTTCTATTCACACAATTGATACAGTGTTCATTACTTTTAAGCAAATAGGTAATATATTTGATCCTCTAGTGAGGAAGTTTATTTTATGTCATCCCGTAAAGTATATTTTTGACAGCTATAATTCACCAAGACTTTGTTGTGCAGCAAGAACttacaacaaaacaagcgCAAATGGTTTAGTGGTAAAATCCAACGTTGCCATCGTTGGGCCCCCGGTTCGATTCCGGGTTTGcgcatttctttttttttctcgaAAAAACTAGTAGGTATTTTGGTATTTTGCTATTTATtcctcattttttttttatttttaacgATTGTTATCATTTTTGGATAAAGGTACTTTTAATTGAAACATTGGCTTGCTGAAGGATAGAAACTACTTCTTTTTGCCTACTATATGATTCTATGATATATAGGATCCAGgtattttgcaaattatGTTGTATGCCAAAATTACcattccttttcttttctttcgtctgtttagtttttttttttccaaagaaTTTTCACAACAAGGCGCGGGCGAGAAAGCCGCAATTTTTGCAATCTTCAACCTCCATTACTCTTATCATCAATAGTTTTTTTGGTGGAGAagaagtagtagtagtaagagttttcaacaaataaaataaaaaaatagacaaagaagaaaagaagaaaagaagaaaagaagaaaagaagaaaggaacAGAAAACAGCAGCAGTACAGTAATGGAACAGATACAGGCTGTAAAGAGTTCGAGAAGGTCTCTCTATAAAAATTGGGAATTTAAACTTGCAATTTTTCTCATTGGTTATTTTCTAATCACTAATGGAATCTTTAGCAACACTAGCTAtatgctgctgctgctgctgctgctgctgcggCCGCTACTGTTGCAAAAAGGCCTTGGCCGACATTTAAAAGTGATTCCTGAGGAAATCATTGACTATTATGATCAGAAAACTACATTACAAAACACCGAAAAGTTGGCATATATGCAATATGCTACAAACTACGAGTATTTGAATTTAGCAATTTTAAACTTTGTTCAACTTAGAAAAGCCCAGACTCAGATACCAAATCTCGTCATTTTGTATGATGAGATACTTCAATTTTATGATAGTGATCGATGGAGTGATTTATTTCAAGTTGCGAATTACCATGGGATCACAATGAGACCAACACTGCTCATTAAATCTAATTATGACGATCAACTGCCTTGGGCCGCGTCTTTTACCAAATTACAAGTGTTTGTGCAGGATGATTTTGATCGTATTGTTTACATTGATGCCGATTCCATGTTTGTCAATTCATCGTTTGTGGCAGGCGGAAAAGCAATTAATAAAATGAATGGAGTGAGCCACATTGATGAACTATTTAAAATTCCACAAGAATTTGACGTGGCTCTACCTCAAGCATATTGGTTGAATCATATTGTTGAGGGTAAGAGCCCACCTAAATATACTCAGCCAGTAATAGAGATTCCCACCAAGAGGACACACAAGCTCCAAATGCGGAAACTAGTCAATGAGTTGAACAAGAGTCAAGATTGGCGCATATTGCCACTGTTGGTGTATGAAGATcacaaatttgaaaatttcaatGACTTTTTTGCCAACCACGTTATGGTTATTAAACCATCAAAAGATGTTTATAATGAGCTTTTAAAGTACGTTTTCAACCCTTGGTATTGGTCTCTAACAAACCGCAAGAATGTGAAGAAGTCATCGGACTACGATATGGAGATTTTAAACAAATACTTGGATACAAAATTGCGCAAAGGTGCTATAAATGTGGGAATCTTGCCGCATAGAGTGTATGGAGTATTAACTGGCGAGTTTGGAGAGGAGTGGCATGCACGATTCATTACAGAACCGCAATACCTTCCATTTGTTAAGAAACGATCCAACAAAGGGTGGGATCCAGTCTCCATATTTAGCAAAGTGAAATTGGTTCATTTTTCAGATAGTCCAATACCAAAGCCATGGGAAGAGGAACGAGAAAATGCCAATCAAGAATCTCAGGGAGGAAAATACTATGATACGAAACGTACTTTTTGCAAGACAAGTAACTTGACAGAGTACCATGAAAAATTCCCACATTTCAAACCGCGATTAGTCGAAGATTGTGTTAGCGTTGATATATGGAACTGGATAAGAAAGAAGTTTAAAGAGAGCCAAAAAGATTTGTGGTTTTGTTGAGTTTGTTTCGTtgagtttgttttttttcgtaAACAttcattgttgatgaatgTGAAGTTGACCGCTTAGTTGATACAAGAATTGATAGATCACGAAAAGGCCTAATTAGGAAATGcatcatatatatatatatatatataaaatatgTAAACACTTATTTTTAGAAGAACAAgacacaaaaacaaaaaatcaccggaaaaaaaaacaacttttgtttttgaatcttttagaaaagagagaaaaaaaaacagaaaaaaaaaagaaaaaaaaagaaaaaaaaaaactgttacaaattcaaaatatTTATGATCCTAGTTTGGGTCCTCTCACACTTTTCTGATTCAAAAATTGCACTGCCCCTCCTCTATCCCCAGGACACCAACCATTGGAAACAATAAAAGGTATACCAAGTTATACTGCACCATGATACACAACAATGCAATCACAGTGACCTTGGAGGCTGCTACAACGTTTTTGAAGCGAGCCGATGATACGACGTCGGCCACTTCGGCAGATACAGCGATGCCTACATTGACAGATGCCAATGCATATACGACCCCTTCGGTGACTGTGCCTCCTAACGATAATAATCCTTTTATCATCAGACAACATAATCCCTCCGGCACGGTGTTTATTGCTGTTGGTGCTATAGTTGGTCTGATATTGCTTGGGTTTATTCTTTACCATTTAATTGTTTCGATTAGTGCCTCTAGGTTGGCAAAGAAAACCAGTGCACATGATCGTACCTTGTATGAGAAATATCAGagtaacaataacaatgcTTATGGCTTTGTGAATATGACACCAACTACAACGGCGAATAATTACGGTAGCGAGTATACCGGAAACCAGGCGGGTTCTGTTTCGAAATTCCCCTTGTTGAGTACTAGATCATATGGAAACTTTGGCGGGTCACAAGTTGGTGGAAATGGaagtggtgttggtggtgttggtggtggtggtgacaCATCTACGATTTACCAATCTGATGTTGGTGGTCCAACATCGAAACATGATTTGACCAAGATGTTTATTTCACCTACCGCCGAGGTGATGCAGCAAAAGAGGTACAACAAATCTGTTTATAACCCATCATTGACCAATTTGCCATTTGGGAGCTCAGCTACGAACTTGACGAATCCAAACCCTGCTACAAATAGACACTCGCAGTTGGTGCCCAACTTGTACATCAACAATGAGCTGAACAATAGTGAATACTCATTGGCGCAAAGTCAAGTTCCTCAGTCAGAGCAAGGGACTTCGTCGGACCAGAATGACCAGCAGGATCTTAGACAACAGCAGTTGAATACAGTAAAACCGAGACAGCAGTTACCTTCGATGTACCTTGAGGATTTAATTGATAAGAAttaaaataagaaaatgaGATGTATTAGAGTAAAGCTTGGCTGCAatgaataaagaagaagaagaataagaaaaggaaagaaaaatatgaaaTAAATTATGAGACATTATAGAACAATGCAATATGTATAACCTTACAATTGCGACACCAATtacattttccattttccattattgttttctctcactttcactctctctctcactgTCAATATATTTCTATTACCGTTACTTACCTTTAACCTCGCGGTGTAGTGTGAGAACTTTACATGCAACACGGCGAAGCTATAGTAACAATTTAGGTGTGTATAATAAAAACCAAAGCATGGTAAGTATGTAATGAAAATAAGGCTGTGCTCTTGTATGAGTGTGAAAAAGTCATAAAGTCCATAATAtcataaatataaataatttttaatagttataataatagtagtagtagtactagtagtagtagtagtaaaagtaatttgtaaatgtatcgtcagtagcagtagtactactactactactactcctagtattattattatcaccattatcatcatctatAGTGCGAGTTACAATATTGCTACAGCTTGttgttttagtttttcttagcaaaaaaagcaaaagaaaaaaaaattctctctctcttttgtcACGTGATTTATATAGCTTTTAGAggtacaaagaaaagaaaaaataaacaaagaaacaaacagcGGGAGATTGATTTCAATGTTTGTGTTTCATCACTTTATATACACAATCGTAAACATAACACACAACCTACGATTCTAGAGCTCAATTGACGACgacaccaccactaccaccaataccaataccattaccaacaacaacaacaacaacaatacatTTTTGAGTGTCATCCTATACACATCACCTATCAAAAGAACCTCATACACACATTTATACAAAAGCCAATCCATCATCTACAATGCCGCTCTGTGGAAGCTCACCCAAGACAAGTATGTGGACCTTTCACgttatttttgtttaccTTTCACTCtatcatttcatttcaatctttttttcaactttttttcaactttttttcaatcttttttttcttcttctttttctgtcCGTTTAATCTACTAACACTAAGAAACAACTTATAGTCCATAGAAAGATTGTTATTCTAGGAGATGGTGCCTGTGGTAAAACATCACTATTGAATGTGTTTACAAGAGGTTACTTCCCGCAGGTGTATGAACCAACAGTGTTTGAGAATTATGTACACGATATTTTCATTGACGGTCAGTCAGTGCAGCTTTCACTATGGGACACGGCTGGACAGGAAGAATTCGATAGGTTGCGATCACTTTCGTACTCTGATACACATTGTATAATGTTGTGTTTCTCAGTAGACTCGCCCGATTCATTGGAGAATGTACAGTCTAAATGGGTCGGCGAGATTGCAGACAATTGTGAAGGTGTCAAATTGGTATTAGTGGCATTAAAGACTGATTTAAGAGACGATGAAGACGACGAGGACAACATAAATGCGGGAAATGACCAGCATCATTACCAACAAAATACGAATAATCCCTATGCCGCGCCAAAGAGGTTGATCACTTATGATGAAGGACTCGCAGTGGCGAAAAAAGTTGGTGCATTGAGATATCTAGAATGCtcagcaaaaaagaataaacgTGTTAATGAAGCATTTTCAGAAGCTGCTCGATGTGCACTCGATGCTAAACCAAAAGGAGCTAACGATaatgaacaagaaaagaagggtTGCATCTTGATGTAACATATTAAATCAACAATTAATGAAAAGGATAACATTTTAGGAAAttaagagaagaaagaaaagaggatgaagaggaaaaggaggaggaagaaggaatagaggaagaagaaggaatagaggaagaagaaggaatagaggaagaaggaaaagtaaTTGAAACTCTACCCTTCCCTTCTCTCgctttccccccccccccttccTCCACCTTTGATTggctttttttcttttcttctttttttcttttcttctttttttctttctatgcTTTATTACTCACCAAATCACATTAGTACTTTATTAAAACCTTTTCAAATATATTTGCATGTAACGACTACATTCACCTAAATGGATAATCCACTAATTCTTTCCTAGCATCCCATATATCCTCTGAACTACCTTTAGCTTTATCCTCCAATAGCCTCTTTTTATAAAACTCCTGGATCTTGATTCTACTGTTCAACTCTTTCTCGCTGAGCTCTTCGATAGGCTTCTCCTGTCCTCCGCTTTCAAACATCGAGCCATGCTTCATTGCAAACCAGAacttctctctctgtcgCTGACACGAGTCATACGAGCCATATCTATAGTAGTTTTTAAATTGCCCACCAAGTGCAAAACAGCCAATAAGTTCATCCAATGCTGTCATGATGGCGAGTTTGTGGGGAAAATCATTTAATTCAGTATTCTGTTGGATCGATGTAAGAACTTCCTTTCTCTTCAAGTCAAGAGAGCTATCTGACTCTTGTAATGACTTCCATATCTCATTCAATTCCTTATCCCCATTCGTCGTCATTCTAGAATATTGCAAGAGGACTGAAGCGATCTAAATtgaaaacgaaaacgaaaacgaaaacggAAGTTGTTCGCTAgtgaagaaacaacaagtgAAGGAGGAAAacggaaacaaaaatgtaCTAAagtatttaaaaaaaaattaaaaaaaaataaaagaataaagaaaatagcaCAAGTTGAAAGTCTGATAAAAGCGTTCGcttgttaaaaaaaaaaaaaaactcaagtcaacaaaaaatagatCAAATTGCTCTCAGCAGGATTCGAACCTACGATCTCCTCATTACTAGTGAGGTGCCTTACCAACTTGGCCATAAGAGCTTTTTCTTGCTGTTTTTTATGCACAAGGTAATTAGTAAGAAATAATtgctctttgtttttttccaagACTTTGATGTAAAAGTGTGTTTTAGATAAGTATAACTTGGCACTCTCAATCTTTTAGTTATACAATAGCGTTCATTATGGTAATAAcatctcttttttaatgCTTAAGTGTGGAGAATTGATTGAAATTGACTTGGTTATGTATTGCACatgattattttttttcccatttattttgttcaattttgaGTTGAAAGAATGTTTTTctgaaagagaaaaaacaacTACTCCTTAACTTTTAAACTCATTGGTGACTATGGTAAAACATTGAGTAGAttttctttacaaaaaaaacttttaactattctttctttcattttacAAAGATCACGATGACAAGGAGTTCAACACATATCTCTTCACAATATATTACCCTTGGTCTCGCATGGTTAGTTTTTGCTGAATAgttataaatatatatatatatttattttctatttcttggGGTCAAGCGTCATAATAAAATCcagagaacaaaaagagccgcaaaatcaaaagtaacataaaccaaaaatattaaataaataaataaataaataaataaataataaaaaacaacaataaaaataagAGAAATAATAATCACAGTCAAACAAATGTGCATTTCGAAAGCTCTAGTTTGTATTcagataataataattaaaataaaaaaaaagcaccaaattttttaaaaaaaaacaacaacaacatactTGATAGAAAAACGAAAGCAAATATGTTAAGAGATCATATCGTTCAATACCATTTAAAGtagaaacgaaaaagataaaggaaaagaacagCCTCACAAAGAAACcgaaagaaaatgaatcAAAGTTCAAAGAGATTTACTACACTAGTTGCAAAGTTCATCACGCtaaagaaattggaaaacgTGGTTAAGCTTTATAAAAAATGCATTTATCAAATGATGCTTATCAGCAAAAGTCTCTACAAGAGCTCCATATACACAATAAGAATTGTCTTTTTCCAACGGTCCATTATTATAACATTTTTATTAGCATATTTATACGAAGTCATCAGACGCCTGTCTAAGAACCTCTTGGACCACACcttgaaattgaatttCGATAGCTTGCCACGGGATATGTGGGAAATTTTAAGCGACCCCTTGAGATTAAATAGGTTACCCATATTTTTGGCCCGGTTGATTGCAACGCTAAATGCATTGAATCCGCTCATGATAAAATTGTTAATGCCATATATCGACGGGCAAAATATCCAGTTTGTTTCAACATTCCTTGCTGGTGCAATATCTGCCTTGGTCAATTTCCCCAATTTCCAAACACAACGAGTAGAAACAAACCCATATTACACGTTCAACTGGACCATGGTTTTGCTATTCAAGGCTTTAGATTCATGCATATCATCCTTATCTAGCATAGCAAAAATTTCACCGCAAACAGACCTGTGCATCGATCTGGCTTTGCTTATGGCATCGATCTATTGTGTTATGAATGCATGGTATTTCAGCCCAGAGAAATTGGAGCCGTCATATCGTAAATGGTTGAATAAAATGTCCCATACCGATGAAGATTTGCTTCAGGGGTTGAGGTACATGCGCGACGGTTCACTTGACTACAAACATACCCAAACTACAACCACACCCACAGCACCTTTACAAGCATCTTTGCCATTGTCAATTCAGCATGCGAGTTTACAGAACCAAAACCATTTCATGAAGTTTGCCCAAAAGTACGGACAAGATGCAGCGTTGGGCGATTTGACCACTCATAAGAAATTACCGTGTATAGTGTTTCATCAATTTCATTGTGAAAGTTGTGTTAAAAACA includes these proteins:
- the SLD7 gene encoding Chromosomal DNA replication protein (similar to YOR060C), which codes for MPSGYKGYFKLKAVSRIKYLSIPVYLVSGKSNFTIFTNNADTEAYFKSQIVDGKPNQSSIGDDVGLLAKLNSSKYIVFYYSMHHVKSFEIDFALLERLQKTMKNKQLQNNTFILDPKEDSPSHPSAIFEKVLQKKQQQRLGSNPFLVQNAGSKSRSLSSLSTNESITMALNKLISSGLRLRGLSLNQASSTNEKLKIKEIHQMTSKAALFSLRKYNTISNSSNASSNNNTREGESRRKHPIQLSDLQETVETLLHLFVDLE
- the MRPL10 gene encoding YmL10 (BUSCO:EOG09264A2D), with amino-acid sequence MIASSSLIGFSKPIMNVTKNSMRSLGYLGRLEPSEGSVKGYKRLGRGASSDKGKTSGRGQKGQKARGKVPFLFEGGQTPLYKRLPFYGFSNAHNAMDYHKVRLDKIQDYWNNGKIPLKEGETLTIKVMRDCGLITGSIKDGVKLYASKGSTFNVPLNIEASKATIPAIEQIEAANVTFTARYFTNLGLRAHLDPEKFLLRKGYVPLPARPTSQKDIQYYSDPEKRGYLAKDESILAEPLRIAREEYDNRKAKKVVSKFKSLEEQLQDASSTAFRATNRTVSVNDLN
- the GNT1 gene encoding N-acetylglucosaminyltransferase yields the protein MQYATNYEYLNLAILNFVQLRKAQTQIPNLVILYDEILQFYDSDRWSDLFQVANYHGITMRPTSLIKSNYDDQSPWAASFTKLQVFVQDDFDRIVYIDADSMFVNSSFVAGGKAINKMNGVSHIDELFKIPQEFDVALPQAYWLNHIVEGKSPPKYTQPVIEIPTKRTHKLQMRKLVNELNKSQDWRILPSLVYEDHKFENFNDFFANHVMVIKPSKDVYNELLKYVFNPWYWSLTNRKNVKKSSDYDMEILNKYLDTKLRKGAINVGILPHRVYGVLTGEFGEEWHARFITEPQYLPFVKKRSNKGWDPVSIFSKVKLVHFSDSPIPKPWEEERENANQESQGGKYYDTKRTFCKTSNLTEYHEKFPHFKPRLVEDCVSVDIWNWIRKKFKESQKDLWFC
- the RHO3 gene encoding Rho GTPase (BUSCO:EOG09264YNR); the encoded protein is MPLCGSSPKTIHRKIVILGDGACGKTSLLNVFTRGYFPQVYEPTVFENYVHDIFIDGQSVQLSLWDTAGQEEFDRLRSLSYSDTHCIMLCFSVDSPDSLENVQSKWVGEIADNCEGVKLVLVALKTDLRDDEDDEDNINAGNDQHHYQQNTNNPYAAPKRLITYDEGLAVAKKVGALRYLECSAKKNKRVNEAFSEAARCALDAKPKGANDNEQEKKGCILM
- a CDS encoding uncharacterized protein (BUSCO:EOG092656IY), which encodes MTTNGDKELNEIWKSLQESDSSLDLKRKEVLTSIQQNTELNDFPHKLAIMTALDELIGCFALGGQFKNYYRYGSYDSCQRQREKFWFAMKHGSMFESGGQEKPIEELSEKELNSRIKIQEFYKKRLLEDKAKGSSEDIWDARKELVDYPFR